In one window of Patescibacteria group bacterium DNA:
- a CDS encoding glycosyltransferase family 39 protein: MFSTGLGLGLIGILIFVIGSVSLLYKPVIWGLTAVLLIWTFGEIWTFLKSIPYRKIKLPKNVFGLFIALGFVFLVFYYLMGALGPEKNFDALWYHLTEPKLYLQNHQIRFINWGWFNLTSAFPRLVESLYVWGMAFTKTETIAKLIHFSFGIMATLTIYAIGKRFFQPKIGLLASLMFYSLAGVGFASQTAYVDLAAAFFGLMTFLAFYCWLEKSKDKKWLIISAVFLGFWYGVKIYGVITLSILSFLILWQKEPRLKNFLIFAGTFLIISSPWWLAALIQTGNPIYPILSVSPDWEHAEAGTSMVNWFLSGAVKTLPALIWRTLTQEIAFLALIIPALFYWKKMPALVKTTLIVTVLWFWGWSFIPVRDPRYFMAAAGLGLLVVAWFVFEIKNGYLKWTAWIVLILILYSNLLLQKQNSLLFWPVFFGQEKRADFIARVVEPDPWQFYDSKHFVRQNLPTGQKALVFNVFCPFYIDFPYFDAFQLKNQIGAVNSQELKKELKKQNINFVVMKTTATFITNEPNFHGLLKMILKNENNRDKILADPNFSQDFTKVYEQTFSAGGWQVYKIN; this comes from the coding sequence TTGTTTTCAACCGGATTAGGTTTAGGGTTGATCGGGATTCTAATTTTTGTTATTGGCTCAGTTTCTCTATTATATAAACCGGTGATTTGGGGGTTGACCGCGGTTTTGCTAATTTGGACATTTGGGGAAATCTGGACCTTTTTAAAATCGATCCCTTATCGAAAAATTAAGTTGCCAAAAAATGTCTTTGGTTTGTTTATTGCTCTTGGCTTTGTTTTTTTGGTTTTTTATTATTTAATGGGCGCTTTGGGCCCGGAAAAAAATTTTGATGCTTTATGGTATCATTTAACTGAGCCTAAGTTATATTTGCAAAATCATCAAATTAGATTTATTAATTGGGGTTGGTTTAATTTAACCTCGGCTTTTCCACGCTTAGTGGAATCATTATATGTTTGGGGAATGGCTTTTACCAAGACTGAAACTATTGCCAAGTTAATTCATTTTAGTTTTGGAATTATGGCCACGCTGACAATTTATGCAATTGGCAAAAGATTTTTCCAGCCTAAAATTGGTTTGTTGGCAAGCTTGATGTTTTATTCTTTGGCAGGAGTTGGTTTTGCTTCGCAAACTGCTTATGTTGATTTAGCAGCGGCCTTTTTCGGTTTAATGACTTTTCTGGCTTTTTATTGCTGGCTGGAAAAATCCAAAGATAAAAAATGGTTAATAATTTCGGCAGTATTTTTAGGATTTTGGTATGGCGTAAAAATATACGGCGTGATCACTTTGTCAATTTTAAGTTTCTTGATCTTGTGGCAAAAAGAACCACGTTTGAAAAATTTCTTGATTTTTGCTGGGACTTTTTTAATTATTTCTTCGCCTTGGTGGTTAGCCGCTTTAATTCAAACCGGCAACCCGATTTATCCAATTTTATCAGTTTCGCCGGATTGGGAACATGCCGAAGCTGGGACAAGCATGGTGAATTGGTTTTTGAGCGGGGCGGTTAAAACTTTGCCAGCTTTAATTTGGCGGACTCTAACCCAAGAAATCGCTTTTTTGGCTTTGATAATTCCGGCGTTATTTTATTGGAAAAAAATGCCAGCTTTGGTTAAAACGACCTTAATTGTAACCGTGCTTTGGTTCTGGGGCTGGTCCTTTATTCCAGTTCGCGATCCGCGCTATTTTATGGCCGCCGCAGGCTTGGGCTTGTTGGTAGTAGCTTGGTTCGTCTTTGAGATTAAAAATGGTTATTTAAAATGGACAGCCTGGATTGTCTTGATTTTAATTTTATATAGCAATCTTCTTTTGCAAAAACAAAATTCACTATTATTTTGGCCGGTCTTTTTTGGCCAAGAAAAAAGAGCCGATTTTATCGCCCGGGTAGTAGAACCGGATCCATGGCAATTTTACGATTCCAAACATTTTGTCCGCCAAAATTTACCGACCGGTCAAAAAGCTTTGGTTTTTAATGTTTTTTGTCCATTTTATATTGATTTTCCTTATTTTGACGCTTTTCAGCTCAAAAACCAAATTGGGGCGGTTAATTCTCAAGAGCTGAAAAAAGAATTAAAAAAGCAAAACATCAATTTTGTGGTGATGAAAACTACGGCGACTTTTATCACCAATGAGCCAAATTTTCATGGCTTATTAAAAATGATTTTGAAAAATGAAAATAACCGGGATAAAATATTAGCAGATCCAAATTTCAGCCAAGATTTTACTAAAGTTTATGAACAAACTTTTTCTGCCGGCGGTTGGCAGGTTTATAAAATTAATTAA
- a CDS encoding class I SAM-dependent methyltransferase, with amino-acid sequence MAYSISPHIHQKATIVDVGGGDGEPLNYLLSLRPDIKVILIDPSPGIGNLVKKEYLPRVELYPKTYMAEFKIKDKLKPYVILISDVIHHIPQKARKEFFSELKTMVGDQNEVRIIIKDIEPGFFRSSLSRLADRYISGDKKMSLIGRRNISKIMLKTFGKNITMKETTLFKIDKPNYALVFICKRI; translated from the coding sequence GTGGCGTATTCAATTTCGCCTCATATCCACCAAAAAGCAACAATTGTTGATGTGGGAGGAGGTGATGGCGAACCGCTGAATTATTTGTTATCGCTAAGACCTGATATTAAAGTGATCTTGATTGATCCAAGCCCAGGTATCGGTAATCTGGTCAAGAAAGAATATTTGCCCAGAGTCGAACTGTACCCCAAAACTTACATGGCTGAGTTTAAAATTAAAGATAAACTCAAACCTTATGTTATCTTGATTAGCGATGTAATTCACCATATTCCCCAAAAAGCGCGAAAAGAATTTTTTTCCGAACTAAAAACGATGGTTGGTGACCAAAATGAGGTGAGAATAATTATCAAGGATATTGAACCAGGTTTTTTCAGATCGTCCTTGAGTCGCCTCGCCGACCGGTATATTAGCGGGGATAAGAAAATGTCACTTATCGGACGTCGAAATATTTCCAAAATAATGTTGAAAACTTTTGGGAAGAATATCACGATGAAAGAAACAACCCTTTTTAAAATAGACAAGCCGAATTATGCCTTAGTATTTATCTGCAAACGAATCTAG